A genomic segment from Nodularia sphaerocarpa UHCC 0038 encodes:
- a CDS encoding hydantoinase B/oxoprolinase family protein yields the protein MNTTHQPDPVRLEIFKNLYQFIAEQMGIVLQNTAASVNIKERLDFSCAIFDTSGLLVANAPHIPVHLGSMSESVRSLINDKGDTIKPGNVYLSNNPYNGGTHLPDVTAITPVFLEDTKTSIPLFYVASRGHQADIGGITPGSMPPHSTTVEEEGILFDNFLLVEQGKFQETSVRETLANHSYPARNPDQNIADFKAQIAANTRGVQELQKMVNKYGIQTVQSYMNFVQDNAEESVRRAINLLKDGSFSYAMDNGAEIKVKVTIDRENRSAIIDFTGTSPQLNSNFNAPKAVTQAAVLYVFRTLVDDNIPLNAGCLNPLEIIVPIGCMLNPTYPAAVVAGNVETSQTIVDALYGALGVMAGSQGTMNNFTFGNQRYQYYETICGGSGAGVNFDGTDAVHTHMTNSRLTDPEVLETRYPVLVESFSLRPDSGGKGQYCGGNGVIRRIRFLEPMTANILSSHRLVPPFALNGGEPGKIGRNWIQRQNGTQQNLDSTATVEMHPGDVFIIETPGGGGFGTVS from the coding sequence ATGAACACAACACATCAACCCGATCCCGTCCGCCTAGAAATCTTCAAAAACCTGTATCAATTTATCGCCGAACAAATGGGAATTGTGCTGCAAAACACAGCCGCATCAGTAAACATTAAAGAACGCCTCGATTTCTCCTGCGCCATCTTTGACACTTCCGGCTTATTAGTAGCCAACGCCCCTCATATTCCCGTACATTTAGGCTCAATGAGTGAAAGCGTCCGCAGCTTAATTAACGATAAAGGCGACACCATTAAACCCGGAAACGTTTACCTATCCAACAATCCCTATAACGGCGGAACTCACCTCCCAGATGTCACCGCTATTACCCCCGTTTTCCTCGAAGATACTAAAACTTCAATTCCCCTGTTTTACGTGGCTTCTCGTGGACACCAAGCCGATATCGGTGGGATTACACCCGGTTCCATGCCTCCCCACAGCACCACAGTAGAAGAAGAAGGCATTTTATTTGATAATTTTCTCTTAGTGGAACAGGGAAAATTTCAGGAAACTTCAGTACGAGAAACACTTGCAAATCACTCCTATCCAGCGCGTAACCCTGACCAAAATATTGCTGATTTCAAAGCTCAAATTGCTGCCAACACTAGAGGAGTCCAAGAACTCCAAAAAATGGTTAATAAATACGGCATTCAAACAGTGCAGTCTTACATGAATTTTGTGCAAGACAATGCCGAAGAATCAGTAAGACGAGCCATAAATCTCCTCAAAGATGGCTCATTTAGTTATGCAATGGATAATGGAGCAGAAATTAAAGTTAAAGTCACAATTGACAGAGAAAACCGCAGTGCTATCATTGATTTTACTGGCACATCTCCACAACTAAATAGCAACTTTAATGCTCCCAAAGCCGTAACTCAAGCAGCAGTTTTATATGTTTTCCGAACTTTGGTTGATGATAATATTCCCCTGAATGCTGGCTGTCTGAACCCCCTAGAAATTATTGTTCCCATTGGCTGTATGCTTAACCCCACTTATCCCGCCGCAGTGGTAGCAGGTAATGTCGAAACTTCGCAAACCATCGTTGATGCTTTATATGGTGCGTTGGGTGTCATGGCTGGTTCTCAGGGAACAATGAATAATTTTACTTTTGGAAATCAACGTTATCAATATTATGAAACCATCTGCGGTGGTTCTGGCGCAGGAGTTAATTTTGATGGTACTGATGCAGTGCATACTCACATGACTAACTCCCGATTAACTGATCCAGAAGTTTTAGAAACCCGTTATCCTGTATTAGTAGAAAGCTTTAGTCTGCGTCCTGATAGTGGCGGTAAAGGTCAATATTGTGGTGGTAATGGCGTAATTCGCCGCATCCGGTTTTTAGAACCGATGACAGCAAATATTCTCTCTAGCCATCGCTTAGTTCCTCCCTTTGCATTAAATGGAGGGGAACCAGGAAAAATAGGACGCAACTGGATACAACGTCAGAATGGAACCCAACAAAATTTAGATAGTACCGCCACAGTAGAAATGCACCCTGGGGATGTTTTTATAATTGAAACCCCTGGAGGAGGAGGATTTGGTACAGTTTCCTGA
- a CDS encoding GNAT family N-acetyltransferase, whose translation MKVRRYEIGDTAEIMQLFYETIHEVNIRDYTKEQIDAWTSVNMDVAVWMNSLKSKFTYVAEDDSKIIGFGELEANGHIDRFYCHKDFQGQGVGTKILDKIELTARNLEIKKLFVEASITAKPFFQKKKFIVVKKQELERRGQKLINFVMEKVLFNG comes from the coding sequence ATGAAAGTACGAAGATACGAAATCGGTGATACCGCAGAAATTATGCAGTTGTTCTATGAGACTATTCATGAAGTGAATATTCGTGATTATACCAAAGAACAAATCGATGCTTGGACATCAGTAAATATGGATGTTGCAGTTTGGATGAACAGCTTAAAAAGTAAGTTTACTTATGTCGCAGAAGATGATAGTAAAATTATTGGTTTTGGGGAACTAGAAGCAAATGGACATATTGACAGATTTTATTGCCATAAAGATTTTCAAGGGCAAGGAGTTGGTACTAAAATCTTAGATAAAATTGAATTAACAGCCAGAAATTTAGAAATTAAAAAGTTATTTGTAGAAGCCAGTATTACAGCTAAACCTTTTTTTCAAAAAAAGAAATTTATTGTGGTTAAAAAGCAAGAGTTAGAACGTAGAGGGCAAAAGCTAATAAATTTTGTCATGGAAAAAGTATTATTTAATGGCTGA
- a CDS encoding hydantoinase/oxoprolinase family protein: MLKFFADRGGTFTDIVAVTDEQRIIDKLSQHPDRFLIVPIPEQQWVIVYKLLSENPEQYQDAAIQGIRDIMSLAGNEPIPTAAIEVVKMGTTVATNALLERKGDRIVLLITKGFKDALRIGYQNRPDIFARHIVLPTMLYEQVIEVDERYNAHGEELTPVNIQQVEQDLQTAYHTGIRSCAIVFMHSDRYPQHEQQVAQIAQEIGFTQISISHQVSPLMKIVSRGDTTVVDAYLTPILRRYVNQIASQLPAVKLMFMKSDGGLVAAQQFQGKDSILSGPAGGIVGAVQTSQRADFQLVITFDMGGTSTDVAHFKGEYERQLDSEIAGARMRVPVLAINTIAAGGGSILFFDGSSYRVGPESAGSNPGPACYRRGGKLALTDANVMLGKIHPQYFPSVFGLDGNLPLDRDIVIDKFTQLAQEIADVTDNHRTPEQVASGFMAIAVENMANAIKKISLQRGYDVSQYTLCCFGGAGAQVACLIADTLGMKTIFLHPYAGVLSAYGMGLADIRSIKEAGVEKPLTPELIPQLEELMKTLETQARNELISDRVNSEQSLVQKVNLKYEGTNSTLNINFSSDITVMRQEFEIEHKTRYGFIQLEKTLIIESASVEVIQKMDTPEEPLITRTRSRNETPKPVEIVRMFASDQWHNTPVYRREDLQPEDRINSPAIIIEKISTIVVEPNWQARLTERNHLILQRS, from the coding sequence ATGCTAAAATTTTTTGCAGACCGAGGCGGGACATTTACAGATATAGTTGCTGTCACTGATGAACAGAGAATTATCGATAAACTATCCCAACATCCTGATAGATTTTTAATTGTACCTATTCCTGAACAGCAGTGGGTAATAGTCTACAAATTGCTTTCTGAAAATCCCGAACAATATCAAGACGCAGCTATTCAAGGTATTCGGGATATCATGAGTCTTGCAGGTAACGAACCCATTCCTACAGCAGCCATAGAAGTAGTCAAAATGGGGACAACAGTAGCCACCAATGCCCTCTTAGAAAGAAAAGGCGATCGCATCGTTCTTCTGATTACCAAAGGCTTTAAAGATGCCCTCCGCATTGGCTACCAAAACCGCCCTGATATCTTTGCCCGTCATATCGTTTTACCTACAATGTTATACGAGCAAGTAATTGAAGTAGATGAGCGCTATAATGCCCACGGTGAAGAATTAACCCCCGTTAATATTCAACAAGTAGAACAGGATTTACAGACAGCTTACCACACAGGTATTCGCAGTTGTGCTATTGTTTTCATGCACAGCGATCGCTATCCCCAGCATGAACAACAAGTAGCCCAAATCGCTCAAGAAATCGGATTTACACAAATATCGATATCTCATCAAGTTAGCCCCTTAATGAAAATAGTTAGCCGAGGCGATACAACAGTTGTAGATGCTTATTTAACACCGATTCTGCGCCGCTACGTCAACCAAATTGCTAGTCAGTTACCCGCAGTCAAATTAATGTTTATGAAATCCGACGGCGGATTAGTAGCAGCCCAACAATTTCAAGGTAAAGATAGTATTTTAAGTGGACCGGCTGGGGGTATAGTTGGTGCAGTCCAAACCAGTCAAAGAGCAGATTTTCAGTTAGTAATTACCTTTGATATGGGCGGAACCAGTACAGATGTTGCCCACTTTAAAGGAGAATATGAACGCCAATTAGATTCGGAAATTGCTGGGGCGCGGATGCGAGTTCCCGTATTAGCAATTAATACCATAGCGGCTGGTGGCGGTTCAATTCTGTTTTTTGATGGTTCGAGTTATCGTGTCGGACCAGAATCGGCGGGTTCAAATCCTGGGCCTGCTTGTTACCGCAGAGGTGGTAAATTAGCACTTACAGATGCCAATGTGATGTTAGGTAAAATTCATCCGCAATACTTCCCCTCCGTCTTTGGCTTAGATGGTAATTTACCTTTAGATCGAGATATTGTCATTGATAAATTTACCCAGTTAGCCCAAGAAATTGCAGATGTTACAGACAACCATCGTACACCCGAACAAGTAGCATCTGGATTTATGGCGATCGCAGTAGAAAATATGGCAAATGCCATTAAAAAAATTAGTCTACAACGAGGCTACGACGTTAGTCAATATACCCTGTGTTGTTTTGGCGGTGCTGGGGCGCAAGTTGCTTGTTTAATAGCCGATACATTAGGGATGAAAACCATATTTTTGCACCCTTACGCTGGAGTTTTATCTGCTTATGGAATGGGATTAGCTGATATCAGATCAATTAAAGAAGCCGGAGTAGAAAAGCCTTTAACCCCAGAACTAATCCCGCAATTAGAGGAACTAATGAAAACATTAGAAACCCAAGCTAGAAATGAATTAATTTCAGACCGCGTAAATAGTGAACAGTCATTAGTCCAAAAAGTAAATTTAAAATATGAAGGTACTAACTCAACCTTAAATATTAATTTTTCCTCAGATATAACAGTAATGCGCCAAGAATTTGAGATAGAACATAAAACTCGTTACGGTTTCATTCAACTAGAGAAAACCTTAATTATCGAATCAGCCTCAGTAGAAGTAATTCAGAAAATGGATACACCCGAAGAACCCTTAATCACTCGTACCCGTTCCAGAAATGAAACACCCAAACCAGTTGAAATAGTCAGAATGTTTGCATCTGACCAATGGCATAATACACCCGTTTATCGACGAGAAGACTTACAACCAGAAGATAGAATTAACAGTCCTGCAATCATCATCGAAAAAATCAGCACAATAGTAGTTGAACCAAATTGGCAAGCCAGATTAACCGAACGCAATCATTTAATTTTACAGCGTTCCTAA
- a CDS encoding ABC transporter substrate-binding protein: MCSNSQQVIEQLSINISLFFEKLEATANKKPLSDLDKKIICQSLLGYSRQQIATIVNLSEQNIRDRLSKYIYPRIAETLQLEQEQIAGNWVVILNVLLEPNNIYKLNPPPQLNNDNFQGSFGRQIFLHPPNQEIVQFQIEGTQFYQQGLYYQALKCFIWAWKKELEMYKIGNPEVLIYINNCLIEYKQSLLQGRDIKIYTLAVVVPFHHNQGHVAAEILRGIAQIQLQVNLPIFEKFSLNKEINLDDIKPEIFFNLNNTSSQIALKILIVNDQNNLYDPYNQTAENLANLAPQLNLIAIVGHYSSEMTKKALRFYSQNSLVLVNSSSTSNELSHLSRGESLSFFRITTQDSVSAASLASYLIEKFSDQSLKKVAIIYNQNSSYSTSYKTSLKEYLAPHQKQFIFLNECGYISETYYQIQDYLEKINQDSVDIIIIIPDGGIEPNSLNNAGLISRLNLNKSLIAGSATFYQENVLHWIHEQNQYNQTNQEQCQIIACIPWHIHSRENGCNSDNTLSQQFCKIAAQLWGEENLTWRSATAFDSVLIILRVLERYHIQDSQDLLIHINQYFKEQRKQVQGVTGIIEFDENGDRLHPPSEIVGVQWNKKQQKWQWNIIKTYAKYLSNPLLFSQGERLAPTWFIPS, encoded by the coding sequence ATGTGTTCAAATTCCCAGCAAGTGATAGAACAGTTAAGTATTAATATTTCTCTCTTCTTTGAGAAATTAGAAGCAACTGCAAACAAAAAGCCACTTAGCGACCTTGACAAGAAAATTATTTGTCAATCTCTATTAGGATATTCTCGGCAACAAATAGCGACTATAGTCAATCTATCAGAGCAAAATATTAGAGACAGACTGAGTAAATATATTTATCCCAGAATAGCAGAAACTTTGCAACTTGAGCAAGAGCAGATAGCTGGTAACTGGGTGGTAATTCTAAATGTCTTACTGGAACCAAATAATATTTATAAATTAAATCCTCCTCCTCAATTAAACAATGATAACTTTCAAGGTAGCTTTGGCAGACAAATTTTTCTTCATCCTCCTAATCAAGAAATTGTGCAGTTTCAAATTGAAGGAACACAATTTTATCAACAAGGACTTTATTATCAAGCCTTGAAGTGTTTTATCTGGGCTTGGAAAAAAGAACTAGAAATGTACAAAATTGGTAATCCCGAAGTTTTAATTTACATTAATAATTGCTTAATTGAATATAAACAATCTCTGTTGCAAGGCAGAGATATTAAAATTTATACTCTGGCTGTAGTTGTACCATTTCACCACAATCAGGGTCATGTAGCTGCGGAAATTTTGCGCGGAATTGCCCAAATTCAATTACAAGTAAATTTACCAATTTTCGAGAAATTCTCTCTAAATAAAGAGATAAATTTAGATGATATCAAACCGGAGATTTTCTTTAATCTGAATAATACAAGTAGTCAAATAGCCTTAAAGATTCTCATTGTTAATGATCAGAATAATTTATATGATCCATATAACCAAACAGCAGAAAATTTAGCTAATTTAGCCCCACAGTTAAATTTAATAGCTATTGTTGGTCATTACTCCAGCGAAATGACTAAAAAAGCCCTGCGCTTTTATTCTCAGAATAGTCTAGTTTTAGTAAATTCTAGTAGTACATCTAACGAACTCTCCCATTTATCTAGAGGTGAAAGTTTATCATTTTTTAGAATAACTACTCAAGACAGTGTTAGTGCTGCATCTTTAGCTAGTTATTTGATAGAAAAATTTTCCGATCAAAGCTTAAAAAAAGTAGCTATTATCTATAACCAAAATAGCAGTTATAGCACTTCTTATAAAACTAGTCTTAAAGAATATTTAGCCCCGCATCAAAAACAGTTTATTTTTCTCAACGAATGTGGCTATATTAGTGAAACCTATTATCAAATTCAAGATTACTTAGAAAAAATTAACCAAGATAGCGTTGATATTATCATTATAATTCCCGATGGCGGAATTGAACCTAATTCTCTGAATAATGCCGGGTTAATTAGTCGATTAAATCTCAATAAATCTTTAATAGCTGGTTCAGCTACATTTTACCAAGAAAATGTTTTACATTGGATTCATGAACAAAACCAATATAATCAAACCAATCAAGAACAGTGCCAAATTATTGCTTGTATTCCTTGGCATATACACAGCCGAGAAAATGGCTGTAATAGTGATAATACCTTGTCTCAGCAATTTTGTAAAATAGCCGCGCAATTATGGGGAGAGGAAAATTTAACATGGCGCAGTGCAACAGCTTTTGATTCAGTATTAATAATTCTCAGAGTTTTAGAAAGATATCATATCCAAGATAGTCAAGATTTGCTGATACATATAAATCAATATTTCAAAGAACAGAGAAAACAAGTGCAGGGAGTTACGGGAATTATTGAATTTGATGAAAATGGCGATCGCCTGCATCCCCCATCAGAAATAGTAGGTGTCCAATGGAATAAAAAACAACAAAAATGGCAATGGAATATCATTAAGACCTACGCAAAATATCTCTCAAACCCTCTTCTCTTCTCCCAAGGGGAGAGGCTAGCGCCAACGTGGTTCATTCCTTCATAA
- a CDS encoding transketolase, whose protein sequence is MTTQEQLHRWHELAQQLRVDSIRTTTVAGSGHPTSSMSPADLMAVLLSKYLRYDFNNPDNPNNDRLIFSKGHAAPLLYSMYKAAGVINDEELRSLRHFGSRLEGHPTPILPWVDVATGSLGQGLPVGVGIALAGKYLDQLPYHTWVLLGDSETAEGSVWEAFDHAAHYTLDNLIAIIDVNRLGQRGQTELGWNTQAYAKRAMAFGWQAIEIDGHNLTEIDQAYSAAVTVNDRPTVIIARTKKGKGVASLEDLGGWHGKALKSDDAKRAISELGGERQMTITVDTPEEQGQPASIGNPQPLQLPKYNKGAKVATRRAYGDALVALGAAQPNIIALDAEVSNSTYAEDFAETYPERYFEMYIAEQQMVAAAVGLQVREYKPFASTFAAFFTRAYDFIRMAAVSRANIKLVGSHAGVSIGQDGASQMALEDLAAFRAVWSSTVLYPSDANQTAKLVAQMSDRNGIVYLRTTRENTDIIYDAQEEFPIGGSKIIRSSDRDQATVIGAGITLHEAIKAYERLKNEGITVRVIDAYSVKPIDMQTLHQAARDTKGNLVVVEDHWIEGGLGAAVLDAFAGTSNTPIYNGPQLRLIKLAVRDMPSSGTPEELLHAAKIDANAIVEAVKSQVRQPVGV, encoded by the coding sequence ATGACCACACAGGAGCAACTGCACCGATGGCATGAATTAGCGCAACAGTTACGTGTCGATAGTATTCGCACTACTACTGTTGCTGGTTCTGGTCATCCTACCTCGTCTATGTCGCCGGCGGATTTGATGGCGGTTTTACTTTCTAAATATCTCCGCTATGATTTTAATAATCCAGATAACCCTAATAACGATCGCTTGATTTTCTCTAAAGGTCATGCTGCACCACTATTATATAGTATGTATAAAGCAGCAGGGGTAATCAATGATGAAGAATTGCGATCGCTCCGCCATTTTGGTAGTCGTTTAGAAGGTCATCCCACACCGATTTTACCTTGGGTTGATGTCGCCACTGGTTCTCTAGGACAAGGATTACCCGTTGGTGTGGGCATAGCTTTAGCAGGTAAATATTTAGACCAACTGCCTTATCATACATGGGTACTTCTGGGTGATAGTGAAACGGCGGAAGGGTCAGTTTGGGAAGCTTTTGATCATGCTGCACACTATACTCTAGATAATCTCATTGCCATTATCGATGTTAATCGCCTTGGTCAACGGGGTCAAACTGAATTGGGTTGGAATACCCAAGCCTATGCTAAACGTGCGATGGCTTTTGGTTGGCAAGCCATTGAAATTGACGGTCATAATTTAACCGAGATTGATCAAGCATACAGCGCGGCGGTGACAGTTAACGATCGCCCCACAGTCATTATCGCCCGGACTAAAAAAGGTAAAGGTGTCGCTTCCCTGGAAGATTTAGGCGGTTGGCATGGTAAAGCGCTAAAATCCGATGATGCAAAACGAGCAATTTCTGAGTTAGGCGGTGAACGCCAGATGACAATTACAGTGGATACACCCGAAGAACAAGGACAACCAGCAAGTATCGGTAATCCTCAACCATTGCAACTACCTAAGTACAACAAAGGTGCAAAAGTCGCAACACGTCGAGCTTATGGTGATGCTTTAGTAGCATTAGGTGCTGCACAACCTAATATAATTGCTCTTGATGCAGAGGTGAGTAACTCAACTTATGCCGAAGACTTCGCCGAAACTTACCCAGAGCGCTACTTTGAGATGTACATTGCAGAACAGCAAATGGTAGCAGCTGCGGTGGGCTTACAGGTGAGAGAATACAAACCCTTCGCTTCTACTTTTGCGGCTTTCTTCACTCGTGCTTACGACTTTATACGGATGGCGGCTGTGTCTCGCGCCAATATTAAATTAGTGGGTTCCCATGCGGGGGTATCCATTGGACAAGATGGTGCTTCACAGATGGCTTTGGAAGATTTAGCCGCATTTCGGGCAGTTTGGAGTAGTACTGTACTTTATCCCAGTGATGCCAATCAGACAGCCAAATTAGTTGCCCAAATGAGCGATCGCAATGGTATTGTCTATCTCCGCACAACCAGAGAAAATACAGATATAATCTATGATGCTCAGGAAGAATTTCCCATTGGTGGTAGCAAAATTATTCGCAGTTCTGACCGAGATCAAGCAACGGTGATTGGTGCAGGTATTACTCTCCATGAAGCAATTAAAGCTTACGAAAGACTGAAAAACGAAGGAATCACAGTCCGCGTCATCGATGCGTACTCAGTCAAACCCATTGATATGCAGACATTGCATCAAGCAGCAAGAGATACCAAAGGAAATTTAGTCGTTGTGGAAGACCACTGGATAGAAGGCGGACTCGGTGCGGCGGTGCTGGATGCCTTTGCAGGTACTAGCAATACACCCATTTATAATGGTCCCCAACTGCGATTAATTAAATTAGCGGTGCGGGATATGCCCAGTTCAGGGACACCAGAAGAACTACTTCATGCTGCCAAAATCGATGCGAATGCCATTGTCGAAGCTGTGAAATCGCAAGTTAGACAGCCAGTGGGAGTATAA